A stretch of Mytilus edulis chromosome 11, xbMytEdul2.2, whole genome shotgun sequence DNA encodes these proteins:
- the LOC139494564 gene encoding uncharacterized protein: protein MKFISMQYRESQSNLFGKRGLNWHVIVATFKYRQALTMHTVIHIFDSALRDAETSNAVLGNSLEIFHQINPCLTNAYIRSDNAGCFHGAASVCAMPFLSSIVQCKRMDFADPQGGNSICDRKAAHVKSYIRRYVNEGNDVCTAVDFKNALMKSNIKKVSVVVALQPPKSDSKKKDPTVFKLPKITTVNNFSFKNGGVQVWRQFGIGQGCHIPVVDTATTRDLPELTIIETYLNQQTETEVRQTETEGRQTETEVGQTETEVRQSGIIEAEVSLQEHVTQENEIEVESLVNDNTVTTGDQSNDDVDFVTEEEMSKLFSCNECIKTFSKYGNLLRHLDIGKNSVKQENKKLSDKSKIEYSRHMEKDQKFDPEEVFQDMRFVRTTSGRKRFSQEEFLSATQIASYFSRLVLNKRKLYNPLYTSDDKQSEKLKQNL from the exons ATGAAGTTTATTTCAATGCAATACAGAGAATCGCAATCTAATTTGTTCGGTAAACGGGGACTCAATTGGCATGTTATTGTTGCAACTTTCAAATACAGACAGGCCTTGACAATGCATACTGTTATTCACATCTTTGACAGTGCACTACGAGATGCTGAGACATCAAATGCTGTTCTTGGGAACAGTTTAGAGATTTTTCATCAAATTAATCCTTGCCTGACAAATGCCTACATTCGTTCTGATAATGCTGGATGTTTTCATGGAGCAGCATCTGTATGTGCCATGCCATTTCTTTCATCCATTGTTCAATGTAAAAGAATGGATTTTGCAGACCCTCAAGGTGGAAACTCCATCTGTGACAGAAAAGCTGCCCATGTCAAATCATACATCAGAAGATATGTCAATGAGGGCAATGATGTATGTACAGCAGTGgattttaaaaatgcattaatgaaatcaaacataaagAAAGTGTCAGTGGTTGTTGCACTTCAACCTCCTAAATCTGACAGCAAAAAGAAAGATCCTACTGTGTTTAAACTGCCAAAGATCACAACTGTTAATAACTTTTCGTTCAAAAATGGTGGAGTGCAAGTTTGGAGGCAGTTTGGAATAGGACAAGGCTGTCATATTCCTGTTGTTGATACTGCAACTACTAGGGATCTACCAGAACTCACCATTATTGAAACTTATCTAAATCAACAGACAGAAACAGAAGTCAGACAGACAGAAACAGAAGGCAGACAGACAGAAACAGAAGTCGGACAGACAGAAACAGAAGTCAGACAATCAGGAATCATAGAAGCTGAAGTCTCTCTTCAGGAACATGTAACacaagaaaatgaaattgaagtTGAATCTTTAGTCAATGACAATACTGTAACTACAGGTGACCAATCAAATGATGATGTTGATTTTGTCACAGAAGAAGAAATGTCTAAATTGTTTTCGTGTAATGAATGTATAAAAACATTTAGCAAATATGGTAATCTGTTGCGTCATCTGGATATTGGAAAGAATAGTGTAAAACAGGAAAATAAGAAACTTTCTGACAAGTCAAAGATTGAATATTCCAGGCATATGGAAAAG GACCAGAAGTTTGATCCGGAAGAAGTATTCCAGGATATGAGATTTGTAAGAACAACAAGTGGACGAAAACGTTTTTCACAAGAAGAGTTCCTTTCCGCAACACAGATAGCTAGTTACTTTAGTCGTCTTGTATTAAATAAACGCAAATTATACAATCCTTTGTATACATCAGATGATAAACAATCAGAAAAGCTGAAGCAGAATTTATAG
- the LOC139494563 gene encoding uncharacterized protein: MRSAFLTASSGEQFQEPTSETGFELYENTEYTLSQTSEGSVWTPSASQEDVNSRKRKALDSFLLTCGASPVKKTLTAEWRVCSERTKSDYIIKTSKILNEVLNVLVPGQETDVLQAIMESKKQNEEILLNIISAAYIGCEDWGSQRQILSIIAHQGVLQ, encoded by the exons ATGAGATCTGCCTTTTTGACAGCCTCAAGTGGAGAACAGTTCCAGGAACCTACTTCAGAAACTGGATTTGAATTATATGAG aacacAGAATACACTCTTTCACAAACAAGTGAAGGAAGTGTATGGACACCATCAGCAAGCCAAGAAGATGTTAATTCTAGAAAGAGAAAGGCCTTGGATTCATTTCTGCTGACTTGTGGTGCAAGTCCTGTTAAGAAGACCTTAACAGCTGAATGGAGAGTCTGTTCTGAAAGGACAAAATCAGATTACATTATAAAAACCTCAAAGATTTTGAATGAAGTTTTAAATGTGTTGGTGCCAGGACAAGAAACTGATGTATTGCAGGCAATAATGGAAAGTAAAAAACAGAATGAAGAAATCTTGTTGAATATAATTTCTGCTGCCTATATCGGATGTGAAGACTGGGGTTCACAGCGTCAAATCCTATCCATAATAGCCCACCAAGGTGTCTTACAGTGA